From Acidianus brierleyi:
ATACTGAAAGAAAATAAAATAAATGGAAAAAATAGCTAAAAAAATATATTTATATGGCTTTTGCTTTAATATATCTATTATTTCCATGTCATTCCCCGCTTTCTTGCTTAGCTACTTGAAGCGGATCTACTTGCGGATCTTTATCTGCCTTTATTATAAGTAATATGAACCATATTGGATATATTAATGCCATCAGTAAAAAACCGAAAAGCCATAGATCCGCCTCACTTTCGAAGATAGCCATTTACATCACTTAAAAGAAAATAAAGAAATAATCATTAAAAAATCTATCTTAAAAAAGTTTTGACTTAAAAGAGATTTAAATCTTTTAACCATTTTACCATATAGAACGTTGAAGGTGCAAATGCCATTGCGAATAGAAAATACGCTGTATCAACGAACTGTGTAGTGCTGTATGCTGGGTACAAATTAGTTTCGTAATATGTACCCATCTCTAAATATATTTCCGCCATAGAGGCCATCATACTAAAAATAGTAAACATCGAAATACTTTTCCATACATTAGTCATTCCATACCACCCTATTCCTCCTATAATACCAGCAATTATAAACGATAAAATTTGCAAAAATCTGATGCTACTACTAATTACTGACATGTCAAACGGCCCTGGAAAATACCAATAGCACGTTAAGCTTCCTGCTATCCCCCATGCTAAAACTAGTCCTCTAGTAGTGAAATTAAATGATAACAATGATTTCGCAATTCCTTTTAAAAACATGTAGTCGGCCAACCATATTCCTATTAAACCTGCTCCCCACACTAACATCATATCAAAAGAAACTCTAATTATCTCTAGAATATTGGCTAAATATAGAGAAAAAGGATTTATTGACGCTATAATCATTGCAAACCCTATAAATAAATAGGGCTTCTTATCTTTCAATTCCATAACCCCAGTAGTAAACCTCCTACTACAAGTATTAGCCCAGATATTGGCACCAATGCTACTAAGGTATCGTCTTCGTATAGTGAGTAAGGTAATGTGAATACTAACATTAAATCTGCTATCCACATTGAAACTCCTATTGCTGCTATTACAGAACCTAAGACCCTCCTAGCAAATTTTACTCCAGCCATATTCTCAATAGTTTCTTTTTTACTATGATTTAAAAATTTTTCGATAGTTTAGATCTTTGAAGTATTTAACTTTGCATTATAATTTATAATATTAGTACTTTTATAGTGTAAATATTAGGACTAGCGATTCATGGAATTTTCTTTTTCTTTTCTAATTCTTGCCTCCATAAAAAGAACACGATAAAAGTATACCATAGATATAGCAATTCCTAATCCAAAAAATATATTTATATTAAAAAGTATTGGAATTAGTGTTATTATTAAAATAGCATACAAAATTTTCCATATTAACTTAGATTTCATAATACCATATATAGTTAAGAAAATATCTATTGCTAACGTCGAATATATCCATACGTTAAAATTTAAGACAGTAGGAGGAAATGCTGCAATACCTATAAGAGGTATCACATAATATACGTAATCTCCTATTTGATTGGAATTCACTATACCTATTACGAGAGTAAATAGCATTTCGACCATCATTGGGTAAAAAAACCATATGCTATTAAGTGATGTGGTCATATCTTCTGTTATAGAAGAGAAATAACTCTTACCGAACTCAGCTAATGAAAAAGTAGTTCCCATAAGAGCTTCATTTAACACAAGTAACGATGCCAACGAATATAATATCTTGGATGAAAGTATAACTTGCTTTGAGAGATTTTCTGCTACAGAAAAGAAAAATGCCAAAATAATTATCATTGATATCATATTTATTGCTACAGCAATACCTAAAGTTACATTAGAAGGAGAATATAGATAAATTATGGCTCCAACCAACATTAATGCCATCATAATGAGAATAAAATACGAAAAAAACAAGTGAATATATGTATTTAGTTTATTTTCAATATAATAAATAGTGCCTATAATAGCAGTAACCATTACAGATGCTAAAAACACTAATAGCAATAAAGATACCATAAATATATCTTTAATTACCCCTAGATTAAAATCTAACTTATAGTTACTGAAAAGAAATTTCCATTAGTGAATAATATAGTATAAGTACCTGGCGAAAGATGTATGGGTATAAGAAGTGTGTCCTCCCCTATATATATTTCAGAAGAATTAACATATGCCGTGGTTACATCACCGTTATTTAATACAACAGATTCCTTAATAAAGATATAACGCACCTCATAAGTGTTAGTAGAGTTTTGAACGTATGTAATACCCAGTTTCTCCTGGTCTATATTATTTATAACAAGCATTACACCAGTTACATTACGTTTAAATAAGCTAAGATTACTTTGATTGTATATCATAACGGAATAGTTACCGTAAGATTCTTTATATATTGGAATTTGAGAGGTTGGAGAGAAAATTGAGGAAATAACGGGATAAGAAACCATAATAATCCCAATTATCACTATAATTGTTAATAAAAAAAATACTATCTTATTCATTTTTTTAACGCGCCTCCAATCATAATCAGTGCTAGTCCTACTATAGACAACATTATTCCCAGATAGTCAGTACTACTATAAGAAAACGCAAATGCTGCAGGATTCACCATAAATCCGTACCCATATATTACCATCACTATGATAGAGACAGCATCTATCACTGCACCGGCCAATATTAATCCCCACATTTTTACGTTCATATCAAAATATTCGTTTTAACTATTACTTATAAATTTTTCTTGACTATAATTAAGCGCTACCAGTATCGAAATTAATTAGTAAACAATATGAATTATACCGTATTATTATAAAATATTTAAATTATGATATTAATACTAATTATATGTAAATCAGAATTCAATAATAATGTAATATAAGATAATTGTAATATGCAAATTTACAATTCAATCAGTAATAAGGAGTTTACCCATATAAAACACTATATCTAATTTTAATAGACATATTACATCAACGTTAGTAGTTCCAGTAAGTCTTTGTCCTATTATCTCTCATTTGCACTCTTTAATGGCTAAGAACTTTCATAGGAGT
This genomic window contains:
- a CDS encoding DUF1404 family protein, which produces MELKDKKPYLFIGFAMIIASINPFSLYLANILEIIRVSFDMMLVWGAGLIGIWLADYMFLKGIAKSLLSFNFTTRGLVLAWGIAGSLTCYWYFPGPFDMSVISSSIRFLQILSFIIAGIIGGIGWYGMTNVWKSISMFTIFSMMASMAEIYLEMGTYYETNLYPAYSTTQFVDTAYFLFAMAFAPSTFYMVKWLKDLNLF
- a CDS encoding SepZ protein, which codes for MAGVKFARRVLGSVIAAIGVSMWIADLMLVFTLPYSLYEDDTLVALVPISGLILVVGGLLLGLWN